In a genomic window of Diabrotica undecimpunctata isolate CICGRU chromosome 2, icDiaUnde3, whole genome shotgun sequence:
- the LOC140434581 gene encoding uncharacterized protein, with protein sequence MRTCCKITYHICACISLTVYPTNGVPTTLHVLILRLYNIVYLSDKSILCLLLIFCNKMTSRVAKIVELALMQRKTDSSIIDHQKESSTSTSEVILSTESISNVSRLQSELPSTSGTAKMFSDASNNDSESERDPFENSSESYVPSDSELSSDEDQIMEEPLEQHREELAQQNNKTKKRKQGNKFLWKRSIVKRNRLSGKKYINSSGKTVEEKKPLPVNCTKCRYT encoded by the exons ATGCGCACTTGTTGTAAAATCACCTACCACATTTGTGCATGTATTTCTTTGACGGTTTATCCAACAAATGGTGTACCTACTACTTTACACGTGTTAATTTTGAGGTTATACAATATTGTTTACTTGAGTGACAAAAGTATTTTGTGCTTGCTCCTGATTTTCTGTAATAAAATGACTTCCAGGGTGGCAAAAATAGTAGAATTGGCATTAATGCAAAGGAAAACTG ATTCTAGTATAATTGATCATCAAAAGGAAAGTTCCACAAGTACGTCTGAGGTTATTCTATCCACGGAAAGTATATCAA atGTGAGCAGATTACAAAGTGAGCTTCCCAGCACATCCGGGACTGCAAAAATGTTTTCGGATGCATCAAACAATGACAGTGAAAGTGAAAGAGACCCTTTTGAAAATTCTAGTGAGTCATACGTACCTTCAGATTCAGAATTAAGCTCAGATGAGGACCAGATAATGGAAGAGCCCCTTGAACAACACCGGGAAGAGCTCGCAcaacaaaacaataaaacaaagaagagaaaacaAGGTAATAAGTTTTTATGGAAAAGGTCCATTGTGAAAAGAAATAGGCTTAGTGGAAAGAAATATATAAACAGTAGTGGAAAAACAGTTGAAGAAAAGAAGCCTTTGCCCGTTAACTGCACCAAATGTAGGTATACctaa